Proteins encoded in a region of the Candidatus Zixiibacteriota bacterium genome:
- a CDS encoding decaprenyl-phosphate phosphoribosyltransferase, which translates to MFVSFVKLARPSQWLKNGVVLAALIFSGEAIHTVATEIAVIAVFIFCLLSSSVYILNDLIDCDKDRRHPLKKDRPIASGRVSKSAAMVYCAGLLVIALGGAWFINSSFFVVSLLFFGLNLSYSFWLKNIVIVDAMSIAVGFVIRAYAGAFAIGVPASKWLLINTLFLALFLAFGKRRHELVFLEGDAASHRTILSKYSPYLLDQLIGVVTASVAVVYMLYTFSPEVSSKLGTENLFVTIPFVVYGIFRYLYLIHKEERGGSPTEVLISDRPILINVILWLATVVAVLYIA; encoded by the coding sequence ATGTTTGTCTCCTTCGTGAAGCTGGCTCGGCCGTCGCAATGGCTTAAGAACGGTGTGGTCCTGGCGGCCTTGATTTTCTCAGGTGAAGCGATTCACACTGTTGCAACTGAGATCGCTGTCATTGCGGTCTTCATTTTTTGCCTGCTGTCATCGTCGGTATACATACTCAATGATCTGATCGATTGTGACAAGGATCGTCGCCACCCTTTGAAAAAAGACAGACCGATTGCCTCAGGACGGGTTTCCAAGTCGGCCGCTATGGTCTATTGTGCCGGGCTTCTGGTGATCGCACTGGGTGGGGCATGGTTTATTAACAGTTCGTTCTTTGTCGTCAGTCTTCTTTTCTTTGGTCTCAATCTGTCATACAGCTTCTGGTTGAAGAACATTGTGATTGTGGATGCAATGAGTATTGCTGTTGGCTTTGTCATTCGGGCCTATGCCGGAGCCTTCGCTATTGGCGTACCGGCCTCCAAGTGGCTTTTGATCAACACGCTTTTTCTGGCCCTCTTTCTTGCTTTCGGTAAGCGAAGACACGAGTTGGTGTTTCTCGAAGGTGACGCCGCCTCCCATCGCACAATCCTGAGCAAATACTCCCCCTACCTGCTGGACCAACTTATCGGTGTGGTTACGGCGTCGGTGGCCGTGGTTTACATGCTCTACACGTTCTCACCGGAGGTTTCCAGCAAACTCGGCACCGAGAATCTCTTTGTGACCATTCCTTTCGTTGTCTATGGGATTTTCCGGTACCTTTATCTTATTCATAAGGAAGAACGAGGCGGCTCGCCGACCGAGGTGCTGATCAGCGACCGTCCAATCCTGATCAACGTGATACTATGGTTGGCGACCGTCGTTGCCGTTCTCTATATCGCTTAA